The Megalops cyprinoides isolate fMegCyp1 chromosome 9, fMegCyp1.pri, whole genome shotgun sequence genome has a window encoding:
- the LOC118782709 gene encoding rho guanine nucleotide exchange factor 12-like isoform X1, giving the protein MSGIQSTVTDRTGSILTKDHPPDKQARSDKAAVLSPQEFDPTGLVQRCVIIQKDENGFGLTVSGDNPVFVQLVKEDGAAMRAGVQTGDRIIKVNGTLVTHSNHVEVVKLIKSGSYVALTVLGRPPGLPQIPLSEEEGDAGLLNPGGSSLTSPNSPGQTAGDRTSNPLDHDTPPRPVWAMKEEPSRNPKLLKETQEAKKHLLGVQDGLLLSEVEEGGAVESDPVPAAGGDGSVDGVCRSSTAPPATRNLSESSGAAPETLCQREVSGASPKATPRDSLACCPSPEAEDTPELDSQSSVGSPASLPAPQIIGAEDDYFDTEQEQVNGQCSCFQSIELLKSRPAHLAVFLHHVVSQFDPAPLLCFLYAELYKQAGSKDTRRIFMDLHSFFMDRAANLKVAVPESVSSELERRRPELLPEEMHRQYVHVLQEALLSDIHRNLEDFRQKRSMGLTLADGELARLDSERVRDRGVLERERVCAENIISRIEDVLLSSSSAEEEKCTTMQYVILAYMKFLGVRVKEPRGLEPKRVRINFLPRMKKKPEREGEERVKKPRFPSIRVPPRLSGRTEATPVGKASEQAGKQRPPKQLPQPGLSLPAEDPTRTRGSQSSEGSEPTPTPAPTTSPPHCSLGLSSEGGARDVEPGLTPSSALPRLTEGPNSADSIEGGAKIPSMHFDFSPYSLEQLPEEERENDRVLEGGTPKAGRRADALGSAEVQSEDDQASERDSEQDPPNWQQLVGRSVLASLTPQQIKRQEVINELFYTERAHLRMLRVLDNVFYQKLTKDAVLPPADIKNIFTNLEEIVLLHGSISEQMTAIRKKNESSVIDQIGDDLLSWFSGGEEEKIKRAVSTFCSNQPFALELIKTRQKKDSRFAAFIQEAESNRLCRRLQLKDIIPVEMQRLTKYPLLLENIAKYTEDAEERGKVKKAGECCRKILNHVNQAVKESENKQRLEDYQRRLDLSSLKQSENPMISEFKNLDLTKRKMVHEGPLSWKVNKDKTIELYTLLLEDILVLMQKQDDRLVLRCHSKNLAGSSDTKHIYSPVIKLSTVLVRSVATDNKSFFVLSMSDNGAQIYELMAQTVSEQRTWQCLITQRADSMKSKQHNVIPLPQPHGERETVEMKLCKDPDRTLTASAQSPGDLPAHQHNRCCVSAHTHKDAMVASPSTLPNTLAASTPFQEEEEEAAFQEQEGDEGPFLDSDLADRLPFLKQRSRQAVAIDDDESNSFVLPPSRAEEALKALAALKQVLVSQMMSQEEGESEGQSPGGRLQRTASLRDSVDSAPRVAMAPGSAENGTGRSQAGREEGGQEPSSGDCEDYAGYLVLEGCGGSGESSTDEEQGAPRGAAGDAHIDLKRLLSSAAQPGGTPSFSRQVLTHLRIIQANLQHLKDVETKYNELRQRHAGPAADSEESRDKS; this is encoded by the exons GTGAACGGGACCTTAGTAACTCATTCAAACCATGTAGAAGTGGTGAAGCTGATCAAAT ctggCTCCTATGTGGCTCTCACAGTTCTGGGGCGACCCCCAGGGCTGCCCCAGATCCCCctgtcagaggaggagggggatgcAGGGCTGCTGAATCCGGGGGGGtcctccctcacctctcccaACTCCCCAGGACAGACGGCAGGGGATCGCACATCCAACCCCTTGGACCACGACACGCCACCCCGTCCTGTTTGG GCGATGAAGGAGGAGCCCAGCAGGAACCCCAAACTACTGAAGGAGACCCAGGAAGCCAAGAAACACCTTCTAGGAGTGCAG GATGGCCTGTTGCTTagtgaggtggaggaggggggtgcGGTGGAGTCGGACCCGGTGCCGGCCGCAGGTGGTGATGGCAGCGTCGATGGCGTCTGCAGGAGCAGCACAGCACCCCCT GCCACTCGTAACCTGTCGGAGAGTTCCGGAGCGGCTCCAGAGACCCTCTGCCAAAGAGAGGTGAGCGGTGCCAGTCCAAAGGCCACACCCCGAGACAGCCTAGCCTGCTGCCCCTCCCCCGAGGCAGAGGACACGCCCGAGCTG GACTCCCAGTCCAGTGTGGGAAGCCCCGCCTCTCTCCCCGCCCCCCAGATCATCGGCGCGGAGGACGACTACTTTGatacagagcaggagcag gtgaaTGGCCAGTGCAGCTGCTTTCAGAGCATCGAGCTGCTCAAGTCTCGCCCTGCCCACCTGGCTGTGTTCCTCCACCATGTGGTCTCACAGTTCGACCCCGCCCCTCTG CTCTGCTTCCTGTACGCCGAGCTGTACAAGCAGGCCGGCTCCAAAGACACGCGCCGCATCTTCATGGACCTACACAGCTTCTTCATGGACCGAGCAGCG AACCTGAAGGTGGCGGTGCCAGAGTCCGTTTCCTCCGAGCTGG agCGTCGGAGGCCGGAGCTGCTTCCGGAGGAGATGCACAGGCAGTATGTGCATGtcctgcaggaggcgctgctCTCCGACATACACAGGAACCTGGAGGACTTCAG GCAGAAGCGCAGTATGGGTCTGACCCTGGCGGACGGGGAGCTTGCCCGGCTGGACTCAGAGCGGGTTCGAGACCGCGGGGTGCTGGAGAGGGAGCgtgtctgtgctgaaaacatCATCTCCAGGATCGAGGACGTGCT GTTGTCATCCTCATCAGCGGAGGAGGAGAAATG CACCACCATGCAGTACGTGATCCTGGCCTACATGAAGTTCCTGGGCGTGCGGGTGAAGGAGCCGAGGGGCCTGGAGCCCAAACGCGTGCGGATCAACTTCCTCCCCAGGATGAAG AAGAAgccggagagggagggggaggagcgaGTGAAGAAGCCGCGTTTTCCCAGCATCCGCGTCCCTCCACGCCTGTCCGGCCGCACGGAGGCCACGCCCG tcgGCAAGGCCAGCGAGCAGGCAGGCAAGCAGCGGCCGCCGAAGCAGCTCCCCCAGCCCGGCCTCTCCCTGCCCGCTGAGGACCCCACGCGCACCCGAGGCAGCCAGTCGAGTGAGGGGTCGGAGCCCAcacccacccccgcccccacaacCTCACCTCCCCACTGCTCCCTCGGCCTGAGCTCCGAGGGAGGGGCTCGCGATGTTGAACCtg GTCTCACACCCTCCTCAGCTCTCCCCAGGCTGACCGAGGGGCCCAACTCTGCCGACTCCATAGAGGGCGGGGCCAaaatacccagcatgcactttgACTTCAGTCCCTACAGTCTAGAGCAGCTGccggaggaggagagagagaatgacag AGTGCTGGAGGGGGGAACACCCAAAGCAGGCAGACG ggcGGATGCTCTGGGTTCAGCAGAGGTGCAGAGTGAGGATGATCAGGCGTCGGAGCGCGACTCGGAGCAGGACCCCCCGAACTGGCAGCAGCTGGTGGGGCGCAGTGTGTTAGCCAGCCTGACACCCCAGCAGATCAAGAGACAGGAAGTCATCAACG AGCTGTTCTACACCGAGCGCGCTCACCTGCGCATGCTCAGAGTGCTGGACAACGTCTTCTACCAGAAACTGACCAAAGATGCTGTTCTTCCCCCTGCGGACATCAAAAACATCTTCACCAACCTGGAGGAGATCGTCCTTCTGCATG GATCTATATCTGAACAGATGACAGCAATACGGAAGAAAAATGAATCTTCAGTGATTGACCAAATAGGAGACGACTTGCTGTCCTGG TTCAGCGGTGGTGAGGAGGAGAAGATCAAGCGCGCGGTCAGCACATTCTGCAGCAACCAGCCCTTCGCCCTCGAGCTCATCAAAACCCGCCAGAAGAAGGACTCACGGTTCGCCGCCTTCATACAG gAGGCGGAGAGTAACCGCTTGTGCCGCAGACTCCAGCTGAAGGACATCATTCCTGTGGAAATGCAGAGACTCACCAAGTaccccctgctgctggagaaCATCGCCAagtacacag aggatgctgaggagaggggaaaggtgAAGAAGGCAGGAGAGTGCTGTCGAAAGATTCTGAACCACGTGAACCAGGCTGTGAAGGAGTCCGAGAACAAACAG AGGCTGGAGGACTACCAGAGACGCCTGGATCTCTCGTCACTGAAGCAGAGTGAGAACCCCATGATCTCAGAGTTCAAG aACCTGGATCTCACCAAACGCAAGATGGTGCACGAGGGGCCACTGTCCTGGAAGGTCAACAAAGACAAGACGATCG agcTCTACActctgctgctggaggacaTCCTGGTGCTGATGCAGAAGCAGGATGATCGGCTCGTGCTCCGCTGCCACAGTAAGAACCTGGCCGGCAGCTCCGACACCAAGCACATCTACAGCCCCGTCATCAAGCTGAGCACCGTGCTGGTGCGCTCGGTGGCCACCG ACAACAAGTCCTTCTTCGTGCTCTCCATGTCGGATAACGGAGCCCAGATCTACGAGCTGATGGCGCAGACGGTGTCGGAGCAGAGAAC gtggcagtgtCTGATTACGCAGAGGGCAGACTCCATGAAAAGCAAGCAGCACAACGTCATCCCTCTGCCTCAGCCACA TGGCGAGCGAGAGACTGTGGAGATGAAGCTCTGCAAGGACCCTGACCGCACCCTGACAGCCAGTGCCCAGTCTCCAGGTGACCTACCTGCCCATCAACACAACCGCTGCTGCGTTTCTGCTCATACGC ATAAGGACGCCATGGTCGCCTCTCCCAGCACACTCCCCAACACCCTCGCAGCCTCCACCCCCttccaggaggaggaagaggaggccgCGTTCCAGGAGCAAGAGGGAGACGAAGGACCCTTCCTGGACTCCGACCTCGCTGATAGGCTGCCTTTCCTCAAGCAGAGGTCACGTCAGGCTGTTGCCATTGATGATGACGAATCAAACTCCTTcgttctccctccctccagagCGGAGGAGGCCCTGAAAGCCT tggcTGCGCTGAAGCAGGTCCTTGTCAGTCAGATGATGTCACAGgaggagggtgagagtgaggggcAGTCTCCCGGGGGCCGTCTCCAGAGGACCGCATCTCTGCGTGACTCCGTGGACTCCGCCCCCAGGGTCGCCATGGCGCCCGGCTCCGCGGAGAATGGCACAGGGCGGAgtcaggcaggcagagaggagggagggcaggAGCCCAGCTCGGGCGACTGTGAGGACTATG CAGGTTACCTGGTGCTGGAGGGCTGCGGGGGGTCAGGCGAGAGCAGCACAGACGAGGAGCAGGGTGCCCCGCGGGGGGCGGCGGGCGACGCCCACATCGACCTGAAGAGGCTGCTGTCCTCGGCCGCGCAGCCAGGGGGCACCCCGTCCTTCAGCCGGCAGGTCCTCACACACCTGCGCATCATACAGGCCAACCTGCAGCATCTAAAG GATGTAGAGACCAAGTATAACGAGCTACGCCAAAGGCACGCGGGCCCAGCCGCGGActcagaggagagcagag ATAAGAGTTAG
- the LOC118782709 gene encoding rho guanine nucleotide exchange factor 12-like isoform X2 codes for MSGIQSTVTDRTGSILTKDHPPDKQARSDKAAVLSPQEFDPTGLVQRCVIIQKDENGFGLTVSGDNPVFVQLVKEDGAAMRAGVQTGDRIIKVNGTLVTHSNHVEVVKLIKSGSYVALTVLGRPPGLPQIPLSEEEGDAGLLNPGGSSLTSPNSPGQTAGDRTSNPLDHDTPPRPVWAMKEEPSRNPKLLKETQEAKKHLLGVQDGLLLSEVEEGGAVESDPVPAAGGDGSVDGVCRSSTAPPATRNLSESSGAAPETLCQREVSGASPKATPRDSLACCPSPEAEDTPELDSQSSVGSPASLPAPQIIGAEDDYFDTEQEQVNGQCSCFQSIELLKSRPAHLAVFLHHVVSQFDPAPLLCFLYAELYKQAGSKDTRRIFMDLHSFFMDRAANLKVAVPESVSSELERRRPELLPEEMHRQYVHVLQEALLSDIHRNLEDFRQKRSMGLTLADGELARLDSERVRDRGVLERERVCAENIISRIEDVLLSSSSAEEEKCTTMQYVILAYMKFLGVRVKEPRGLEPKRVRINFLPRMKKKPEREGEERVKKPRFPSIRVPPRLSGRTEATPVGKASEQAGKQRPPKQLPQPGLSLPAEDPTRTRGSQSSEGSEPTPTPAPTTSPPHCSLGLSSEGGARDVEPGLTPSSALPRLTEGPNSADSIEGGAKIPSMHFDFSPYSLEQLPEEERENDRVLEGGTPKAGRRADALGSAEVQSEDDQASERDSEQDPPNWQQLVGRSVLASLTPQQIKRQEVINELFYTERAHLRMLRVLDNVFYQKLTKDAVLPPADIKNIFTNLEEIVLLHGSISEQMTAIRKKNESSVIDQIGDDLLSWFSGGEEEKIKRAVSTFCSNQPFALELIKTRQKKDSRFAAFIQEAESNRLCRRLQLKDIIPVEMQRLTKYPLLLENIAKYTEDAEERGKVKKAGECCRKILNHVNQAVKESENKQRLEDYQRRLDLSSLKQSENPMISEFKNLDLTKRKMVHEGPLSWKVNKDKTIELYTLLLEDILVLMQKQDDRLVLRCHSKNLAGSSDTKHIYSPVIKLSTVLVRSVATDNKSFFVLSMSDNGAQIYELMAQTVSEQRTWQCLITQRADSMKSKQHNVIPLPQPHGERETVEMKLCKDPDRTLTASAQSPGDLPAHQHNRCCVSAHTHKDAMVASPSTLPNTLAASTPFQEEEEEAAFQEQEGDEGPFLDSDLADRLPFLKQRSRQAVAIDDDESNSFVLPPSRAEEALKALAALKQVLVSQMMSQEEGESEGQSPGGRLQRTASLRDSVDSAPRVAMAPGSAENGTGRSQAGREEGGQEPSSGDCEDYGYLVLEGCGGSGESSTDEEQGAPRGAAGDAHIDLKRLLSSAAQPGGTPSFSRQVLTHLRIIQANLQHLKDVETKYNELRQRHAGPAADSEESRDKS; via the exons GTGAACGGGACCTTAGTAACTCATTCAAACCATGTAGAAGTGGTGAAGCTGATCAAAT ctggCTCCTATGTGGCTCTCACAGTTCTGGGGCGACCCCCAGGGCTGCCCCAGATCCCCctgtcagaggaggagggggatgcAGGGCTGCTGAATCCGGGGGGGtcctccctcacctctcccaACTCCCCAGGACAGACGGCAGGGGATCGCACATCCAACCCCTTGGACCACGACACGCCACCCCGTCCTGTTTGG GCGATGAAGGAGGAGCCCAGCAGGAACCCCAAACTACTGAAGGAGACCCAGGAAGCCAAGAAACACCTTCTAGGAGTGCAG GATGGCCTGTTGCTTagtgaggtggaggaggggggtgcGGTGGAGTCGGACCCGGTGCCGGCCGCAGGTGGTGATGGCAGCGTCGATGGCGTCTGCAGGAGCAGCACAGCACCCCCT GCCACTCGTAACCTGTCGGAGAGTTCCGGAGCGGCTCCAGAGACCCTCTGCCAAAGAGAGGTGAGCGGTGCCAGTCCAAAGGCCACACCCCGAGACAGCCTAGCCTGCTGCCCCTCCCCCGAGGCAGAGGACACGCCCGAGCTG GACTCCCAGTCCAGTGTGGGAAGCCCCGCCTCTCTCCCCGCCCCCCAGATCATCGGCGCGGAGGACGACTACTTTGatacagagcaggagcag gtgaaTGGCCAGTGCAGCTGCTTTCAGAGCATCGAGCTGCTCAAGTCTCGCCCTGCCCACCTGGCTGTGTTCCTCCACCATGTGGTCTCACAGTTCGACCCCGCCCCTCTG CTCTGCTTCCTGTACGCCGAGCTGTACAAGCAGGCCGGCTCCAAAGACACGCGCCGCATCTTCATGGACCTACACAGCTTCTTCATGGACCGAGCAGCG AACCTGAAGGTGGCGGTGCCAGAGTCCGTTTCCTCCGAGCTGG agCGTCGGAGGCCGGAGCTGCTTCCGGAGGAGATGCACAGGCAGTATGTGCATGtcctgcaggaggcgctgctCTCCGACATACACAGGAACCTGGAGGACTTCAG GCAGAAGCGCAGTATGGGTCTGACCCTGGCGGACGGGGAGCTTGCCCGGCTGGACTCAGAGCGGGTTCGAGACCGCGGGGTGCTGGAGAGGGAGCgtgtctgtgctgaaaacatCATCTCCAGGATCGAGGACGTGCT GTTGTCATCCTCATCAGCGGAGGAGGAGAAATG CACCACCATGCAGTACGTGATCCTGGCCTACATGAAGTTCCTGGGCGTGCGGGTGAAGGAGCCGAGGGGCCTGGAGCCCAAACGCGTGCGGATCAACTTCCTCCCCAGGATGAAG AAGAAgccggagagggagggggaggagcgaGTGAAGAAGCCGCGTTTTCCCAGCATCCGCGTCCCTCCACGCCTGTCCGGCCGCACGGAGGCCACGCCCG tcgGCAAGGCCAGCGAGCAGGCAGGCAAGCAGCGGCCGCCGAAGCAGCTCCCCCAGCCCGGCCTCTCCCTGCCCGCTGAGGACCCCACGCGCACCCGAGGCAGCCAGTCGAGTGAGGGGTCGGAGCCCAcacccacccccgcccccacaacCTCACCTCCCCACTGCTCCCTCGGCCTGAGCTCCGAGGGAGGGGCTCGCGATGTTGAACCtg GTCTCACACCCTCCTCAGCTCTCCCCAGGCTGACCGAGGGGCCCAACTCTGCCGACTCCATAGAGGGCGGGGCCAaaatacccagcatgcactttgACTTCAGTCCCTACAGTCTAGAGCAGCTGccggaggaggagagagagaatgacag AGTGCTGGAGGGGGGAACACCCAAAGCAGGCAGACG ggcGGATGCTCTGGGTTCAGCAGAGGTGCAGAGTGAGGATGATCAGGCGTCGGAGCGCGACTCGGAGCAGGACCCCCCGAACTGGCAGCAGCTGGTGGGGCGCAGTGTGTTAGCCAGCCTGACACCCCAGCAGATCAAGAGACAGGAAGTCATCAACG AGCTGTTCTACACCGAGCGCGCTCACCTGCGCATGCTCAGAGTGCTGGACAACGTCTTCTACCAGAAACTGACCAAAGATGCTGTTCTTCCCCCTGCGGACATCAAAAACATCTTCACCAACCTGGAGGAGATCGTCCTTCTGCATG GATCTATATCTGAACAGATGACAGCAATACGGAAGAAAAATGAATCTTCAGTGATTGACCAAATAGGAGACGACTTGCTGTCCTGG TTCAGCGGTGGTGAGGAGGAGAAGATCAAGCGCGCGGTCAGCACATTCTGCAGCAACCAGCCCTTCGCCCTCGAGCTCATCAAAACCCGCCAGAAGAAGGACTCACGGTTCGCCGCCTTCATACAG gAGGCGGAGAGTAACCGCTTGTGCCGCAGACTCCAGCTGAAGGACATCATTCCTGTGGAAATGCAGAGACTCACCAAGTaccccctgctgctggagaaCATCGCCAagtacacag aggatgctgaggagaggggaaaggtgAAGAAGGCAGGAGAGTGCTGTCGAAAGATTCTGAACCACGTGAACCAGGCTGTGAAGGAGTCCGAGAACAAACAG AGGCTGGAGGACTACCAGAGACGCCTGGATCTCTCGTCACTGAAGCAGAGTGAGAACCCCATGATCTCAGAGTTCAAG aACCTGGATCTCACCAAACGCAAGATGGTGCACGAGGGGCCACTGTCCTGGAAGGTCAACAAAGACAAGACGATCG agcTCTACActctgctgctggaggacaTCCTGGTGCTGATGCAGAAGCAGGATGATCGGCTCGTGCTCCGCTGCCACAGTAAGAACCTGGCCGGCAGCTCCGACACCAAGCACATCTACAGCCCCGTCATCAAGCTGAGCACCGTGCTGGTGCGCTCGGTGGCCACCG ACAACAAGTCCTTCTTCGTGCTCTCCATGTCGGATAACGGAGCCCAGATCTACGAGCTGATGGCGCAGACGGTGTCGGAGCAGAGAAC gtggcagtgtCTGATTACGCAGAGGGCAGACTCCATGAAAAGCAAGCAGCACAACGTCATCCCTCTGCCTCAGCCACA TGGCGAGCGAGAGACTGTGGAGATGAAGCTCTGCAAGGACCCTGACCGCACCCTGACAGCCAGTGCCCAGTCTCCAGGTGACCTACCTGCCCATCAACACAACCGCTGCTGCGTTTCTGCTCATACGC ATAAGGACGCCATGGTCGCCTCTCCCAGCACACTCCCCAACACCCTCGCAGCCTCCACCCCCttccaggaggaggaagaggaggccgCGTTCCAGGAGCAAGAGGGAGACGAAGGACCCTTCCTGGACTCCGACCTCGCTGATAGGCTGCCTTTCCTCAAGCAGAGGTCACGTCAGGCTGTTGCCATTGATGATGACGAATCAAACTCCTTcgttctccctccctccagagCGGAGGAGGCCCTGAAAGCCT tggcTGCGCTGAAGCAGGTCCTTGTCAGTCAGATGATGTCACAGgaggagggtgagagtgaggggcAGTCTCCCGGGGGCCGTCTCCAGAGGACCGCATCTCTGCGTGACTCCGTGGACTCCGCCCCCAGGGTCGCCATGGCGCCCGGCTCCGCGGAGAATGGCACAGGGCGGAgtcaggcaggcagagaggagggagggcaggAGCCCAGCTCGGGCGACTGTGAGGACTATG GTTACCTGGTGCTGGAGGGCTGCGGGGGGTCAGGCGAGAGCAGCACAGACGAGGAGCAGGGTGCCCCGCGGGGGGCGGCGGGCGACGCCCACATCGACCTGAAGAGGCTGCTGTCCTCGGCCGCGCAGCCAGGGGGCACCCCGTCCTTCAGCCGGCAGGTCCTCACACACCTGCGCATCATACAGGCCAACCTGCAGCATCTAAAG GATGTAGAGACCAAGTATAACGAGCTACGCCAAAGGCACGCGGGCCCAGCCGCGGActcagaggagagcagag ATAAGAGTTAG